The nucleotide sequence CCGGGAGGCCCGGGGTCCGGTGCGGCCCCGGGGTCCCAGGAGTGCCCGGCGTACGGCTCGCGGCCCCGCCCGACGACCGCATCGTCGCCGCCGAGGAGACACCGGGCCCTGCGGCCGCCCCCGGTGCCGGCTGCTGGAGGGCCGTTCGCAGGCGGTGCAGCCGGTCGGCCACCGACGGGTCGGCGTACGGCTGGGCGGCGGCGATCGCCTCCGAGACAAGCCCCCGCCAACGTGGCTGGATCGGTTCGCCCAGCTCCTCCGGCTTGACCCCGGCGAGCTTCTCAGCGGTCGTGGCGAACCACTCCGACTCGGCCCGGGTCCACGGACGTTCGCGTTCCGTGCGCAGGGCGGTGTCCGTGCCGGCGGGCAGGGTCCAGTCGCCGTCGGGGCCGAGGGTGTTGCGGTAGAGGGCGGTGCCGTCGCGGCGGTAGACCGTCACCGAGTCCGCGAGCCGCTCCTCGTCGATGACACGGGCGCTGGCGAGGACACCGGGGAACGAGCGGTCGGGGTTCTCGACGAAGCGGGCGCCGCCCTGGGCCAGCCGGTCGGTGTGGTACCGCTCCAGAACCCCCAGCCGACTCAGTGCGGAGCCCCCGGCGACGAACACCACGTCGATCTCGTACCCGGCCTCACGGAACCCGTTCAGCAGCCGCCGGGTGCGCTCGGGATCGTCCTGGGCGGTGTCGAACAGCACGTCGAGCCGCCGGTCGACGGCGTCCCCGATCGCGGTCTCCACCCAGGCACGGGCGTCGTGATGGGTGTAGAAGCCGGCCGTGGTGTCGTCGGCGCGCAGCAACTCCGGCCACTTGGGGTGCAGTTCGCGAATGCCGTCGCTGGAGATCTTCACTGGGTCCCGGTCGCCGACGAGGGCCCGGGCGACATTGGACTTCCCGGAGCCCGGCTGTCCGCCGAGCACGATCACTTTCGGCCGCTCGGACACTTCCCCGACCAGCACGGCCGGGGCGATCACCTCCCGGTAGACCTGCCGGTGCCGGTCGGGCGGGAGGGCGTGCCGTAACGGGTCGGGGGCCGGTGGTTCGGGCGCCGTGGGCTGCGCCCCGGGACCCGAAGCCCGCGACCGAGGCCCCGCTCCGGCTCCCTCGGCTCTCCCCGGCTCCTCCCCCGTCACCGCCCCTCCTCCACGGCCCGCCGGGCCAACGGGCCCAGCTCCTCGACCACGCGCCGCAGCTCTTCAGGGGTCAACTTCCCCACTCGGCGGAGTAGTTCGGCGTACCGTTCGCTCTCCGCCGTCCAGCGCGCGACCCCTTCCGGATCCGGCTCGGCCGCCGCTCGGGCCAGCCGCAGCCGCTCCGCCGCCCAGCCGGTCAGTAGCCCGAGGATGCCCTCGGCGGAGTCCAGGTCCTGTGCGGACCGCTCGGAGAGTACGGAGAGGTCGTGGCTGCGCAGATCATCGGGGTCGGGCATGTACGGATCACTCCTCGGTGACGCGGGTACGGCGTATCGGGCCGACGGCCTCTTCCACCCCGGCCTCCTCTTCCACCACGTCGGCGCCTCCGGCCACGGTTCCGCCCCCGGCCAGGGTCCCGCCACCTGCCACGGCCCCGCCACCGAATTAGCCGCCGGTTCCGTCTCCAGCCCGGATTCCTCCTTCGCCCACGGCCCGCAGAACCGCCCCCGCCGCCTCCCTCAGCGACCCGAAACACACGTGTGCGTCCCGGAGTTCCCCGGGTCGGTGCGTGGAGGCCACCGCGTACACCATGCAGCCGGCCGCGCGCCCCGCCGCGATACCCGCCGGCGCGTCCTCGACCACCAGGCAGCGGGCCGGGTCTGCGCCCAGCCGGGCGGCGGCATACAGATACCCCTCCGGTGACGGCTTGCCCGCGGACACGTCCTCGGCACAGACCCGCACCTCCGGCACCACCAGCCCCGTACGGGCGAGCCGCGCGGCGGTGGGCTCCGCCCGACTGGAGGTGACGACGGCCCAACGGCCCCGCGGCAACGCCCCCAGCAACTCGGCAGCCCCGTCGAAGGCGCAGAAGCCGGGTTCCTCCGCCGCCATCAACCGGTCCAAAGCCCGGTGCTCGTCGGCCGGATCGCGATCCGGCGCCACCAGCCGCAGGATGTCCGCCCGCCGCCGCCCCTGCGTGGCCACCCACACGGCCTCGGGGTCCAGACCCCGCGCCCGCGCCCAGGCCCGCCAGACCCGGCCGTGCGCGTCGGCGGTGTCGATGAGCACGCCGTCCACGTCGAAGAGGACTGCGGCCATCGCCCCGTCGCCCACCACTCGCCCCCCGACTGCCCGCCCGTCCCGAACCGACCGAGTCCTGCAACACCCCGAAACGCTACGCGATACGGGATCAGCCACGTGGACGCTCGACGAACTCGGCGAATATCGAGGGCGGCCGCACAGACGACGGGCGACTGGTCCACTCGACTTGGCCCTACTACGGCACACACAACGAACCACCGAATGCGGAACCTCAGGTCTACCTCAGAACCCGGGTAACTCCCGTTCCCCTGACTCAGCTTGCTGACATGATCGCATCAGTTGCGAGCGAGCAACCAACCGCAACAGCCCACGTCTCCCATGACCAAGGAGTTTTGCTGTGCGCCATTCCAGCTGATCGTGGCGGTTCGGTGCCAAGGAAAAGGGAACCGTCTCCGTCGAAGCGCCCTCCACCGTCCAATGGTCCATGACGGTCGGTCGCGGCGAGGCAGCGACAGAGGACAAGCCCGGAACGGGCGACGTGCAGTAGAGGAATGGCCAGTGCTTCCGGCGCTCGGAGTGGAATTGCTCTGAGCGCCGGAGGCACTGGCCGTTCGTTTCCGGGAAGACGCTCTGTCTTCAGATGCGTGTACCAGAGCGCTTCTCCTACGGGGTCGCGCGCCGGTCAGCTCTTCTGGACCTTCGTCTCCGTCTCCGCGGCCTTTTCCAGCGCCTTCAGCGCCGGATCCAGCACGACATCCTCCCCGCGTGCCTCCGTCGTCGGGTCCTCCGGGAAGTGGCAGGCCGTCAGGTGGCCGTCGCGGTTGCCGGAGATCTGGAGCAGCGGGGGCTCCTCCGCGGCGCACTTGTCCTGCGCCTTCCAGCAGCGGGTCCGGAAGCGGCAGCCGGACGGCGGCGAGATCGGCGAGGGCACGTCGCCGTAGAGCCGGATCCGCTGCTTGTCCTGGCTCTCCTCGGCGAGCTCGACCTCGGGGACCGCGGAGAGGAGTGCGTGGGTGTAGGGGTGGCGGGGCCGGTTGTAGATCGAGTCCCGGTCGCCGACCTCCACGATCTTGCCGAGGTACATCACGGCGACACGCTGCGAGAAGTGCCGGACGATGGCGAGGTCGTGGGCGATGAACAGGAAGGCGATGCCCAGCTCCTGCTGCACCTTCTGCAGCAGGTTCACCACCTGCGCCTGGATCGACACGTCCAGCGCCGAGACCGGCTCGTCCGCCACGATCAGTTTCGGGTTCAGGGCCAGCGCGCGGGCGACCCCGATGCGCTGGCGCTGGCCGCCGGAGAACTCGTGCGGGAAGCGGTTGTAGTGCTCGGGGTTGAGGCCGACCAGCTCCAGGAGCTCGCGGACCTTCTTCTCCCGGCCGCCCTCCGGCTCTATCCCGTTGACCTCCATCGGCGACTTGATGATCGAGCCGACCGTCTGCCGGGGGTTCAGTGAGGAGTACGGGTCCTGGAAGATCATCTGTATCTCGGACCGGACCGGCGCCATCTGCCTGCGCGAGGCGTGCGTGATGTCCTGGCCCGCGTACGTGATCTTCCCGGCGGTCGGCTCCAGCAGCCGCGTGATCAGCCGGCCCGTCGTCGACTTGCCGCAGCCCGACTCGCCCACCAGGCCGACGCTCTCGCCGACGCCGACGGTCAGATCGACGCCGTCGACCGCCTGCACGGCGCCGACCCTGCGTTTGATCGGGAAGCCGCCGTAGATGGGGAAGTGTTTGGTCAGGCCCTGAACCTCGAGGAGGGTTTCCTTCACGGAGTCGGTGGAGCCCTGCTGTGCGGGGAGGGTGAGGTTGTCGCTCATGATCTCGGTTCTCCCTAGCGCAGCCGGGGCTGGATCTTGTCGATGAAGATGGTCTGCTTCTGCTCCGCGGTCAAGTGGCACGCGGAGGCGCGTCCCTCGCCCAGCGAGGGCCGCGTGTCGGTACACAGCGTGCCGGCGACTTCGCCGGTGAACGCGCACCGCGGGTGGAAGGCGCAGCCGGTGGGCGGGTTGAGCAGCGAGGGCGGGGAGCCGGGGATCGGCGTCAGCATCTCGTGGATGTCGCCGTCCAGGCGCGGCATCGAGCTCAACAGGCCCCACGTGTAGGGGTGCTTGGGGGTGCGCAGCACTTCCTTGACGCTGCCGCGCTCCACGGCTCGGCCCGCGTACATCACCAGCAGGTCGTCGGCCATGTTCGAGATGACGCCGAGGTCGTGGGTGATGAAGATGATCGCGGAGCCGAACTCCTGCTGGAGATCCTTGAGCAGGTCCAGGATCTGGGCCTGCACGGTCACGTCGAGCGCTGTCGTCGGCTCGTCGGCGATCAGCAGGTCGGGGTCGCACATCAGCGCCATGGCGATCATCGCGCGCTGGCGCATGCCGCCGGAGAACTGGTGCGGGTAGTCGTCGAAGCGCACCTTGGGCTGCGGGATGCCGACCTTCTCCAGCATCTGGATGGCCCGCTCCTTGGCCTCCTTCTTGGAGGCGCCGCGGTGCTTCATGAACGGCTCGGACAGTTGCCGGCCCACCGTGTAGTACGGCGACAGGGCCGTCAGCGGATCCTGGAAGATCATCGCCATCCTGTTGCCGCGGAGCTGCTCCAGCTCCTTCTCGGTGGCGGTGACGAGTTCCTTGCCGTCGAAGAGGATCTCACCGTCGACGGTGCTGGTGCGCGGGTTGTGCAGGCCCAGGATCGTCAGGTTGGTGACGGACTTCCCGGAGCCGGACTCACCCACGATGCCCAGGGTCTTGCCGCGCTCGACGTCGAAGGAGAGTCCGTCGACGGCCTTGACGATGCCGTCCTCGGTGGAGAACTGCACCCGCAGGTCACGGACCGAGAGGAAGCTCTCGGGCCCGGTCGGGGCCGGGGCGTCCTCGGTCTTGGTCAGTGTGGTCACGGTGGTTCGTTCTTCCTAGGAGAGCCGGACGCGCGGGTCGATCCAGGCGTACGCGATGTCGGTGAGGATGTTCACGATGAGGATGAAGAAGGCCCCGAACATCATGACGCCCATCGTCAGGGGAAGGTCCTTGGTCTGGGCTCCGTTCACAGCCAGGCGGCCGATGCCCTGGAGGGAGAAGGTGAGTTCCGTGACGACGGCACCGCCGAGCATGGAGCTGATGTCGATACCCAGGACGGTGACGATCGGGATGAGCGAACCGCGCCAGGCGTAGCGGAAGAAGACGAACTTCTTCGACATGCCCTTGGCCCGGGCGGTGCGCACGTGCTCCTCCGCGAGCTGCTCGATCATCGAAGCGCGCGCCATACGCGTGTACTGCGCGGTGAAGATGGTGGCCATCACGACCACCGGGATGGACAACCCGATGAACCAGCCGACCGGATCCTCGGTGATCGGGACGTACTGCGGGTCCTCCATCCAGCCCGTGCTGTAGACGAGGACCGTCAGCGCGATCGGGCCGAGGAAGTAGATCTGGAAGGAGCTGAGCACCATCGACGAGCCCGTGGCGACCTTGTCGAGCGTGGAACCGCGCCGGTAGGCGGCGATCATGCCGGCACCCACACCGAAGATCAGGAAGCAGACCGCGCCACCCGCGGTCAGCGTGAGGGTGGTCGGGAAGCGGTCCATGATGGTGTCCCAGACCATGTCGCCCGAGTAGAACGACTGGCCGAGGCAGGGGGCGGCACAGTGGCCGTCCGGGAAGTCACGGCCCATCACGATGCCGGACATGAACTGCCAGAACTGGGTCGCGATCGGCAGATTGAGACCGAGCGCCTCGCGGATGTCCGCGATTCTCGTCGGGGAGCAGTCCCTGCCACAGGCCAGAGAGGCGTAGTCGGACGGCCCGGCGATGAAGAGGAAGAACGTGACGGCGCCGATGAGGAACAAGGTGACGACGGCACCGGCCAGGCGCCGGATGATGAACTGAAGCATGGCGGGGAGGCTGCTCTCTGCAGAGAGGGTGGACGGTTTCACGGAACCGCGGGGGTGCGCTCCGCCTGGTGCGCACCCCCGCGATCAGCCGTAGAGAGTTACGACTTCAGGAACAGGTTGTTCACGTCGATGTAGCTCGACTCGGTGCTGTAACGGGCACCGCCGATGTTCGAACCGTAGAGCTGGAACTGCTTGGCGTACCACAGCGGAGCAGCCGGGTTGATCTTCTCCAGGATGTAGTGGTGCGCCTCCTGCCAGGTCTTCTGGGCCGCGGTCGGCTCCTCGCTGAGGGCCTTCTTGATCAGCTCCTGGACCTTCGGGTCGTTCACGTGCGAGTAGTTCGGCGAACCGTCGGCGAGCTGGTCACCGTCGTAGATCGGCGTGACGACCGTGCCCGCGGACGGCCAGTCCTGGCCCCAGCCGGTGATGTAGACGTCGTACGGGTTCTTGATCTTGCCGATCTGCTCGTAGAAGCTCGCGGCGTCGATCTCCTTGCCGACGACCTCGATACCGACCTTGGACAGCGCGTCCTCGAGAGCGACCTTGCGCTTCTGCTCGTTCTCGTTGTTGCGGTAGGCGAAGACGATCTTCTTCTCGGCGGCCGGGACGTCCTTCAGGAGCTCCTTGGCCTTCTCGATGTTGCCGGACGGCGTCTTCAGACGGCCGTACGGGTCGTACTTGGCCTCGTAGCCCGGCAGGGTCGGGGCGAACAGGTTCGGGGCCGGGTCGCCACCGTAGGCGCCACCCTCACCGGCGATCAGGGACTTGGAGTTCACCGCGTAGGTGATGGCGTCACGGACCGCCTTGTTCTTCACCCGGTCCAGGTTGAAGTTCAGCACCATGACGTAGGGCTGGTAGCCCTTGATCGTGCGCTTGTTGACGGCCGGGTCGGTGATGACGTTCTGGATCTGGGTGGACTCGACGCTGCCGGTGAACTGGATGGCGTTCTTGGAGGCACCCTGGTCGGCGATCAGACGCTTGGTCTGGGTCGACTCGGTGACACCGAAGTCGAAGTTCCAGCCGTCCACGTACTGGTGGCGCACGGGGTCGGTCTCGGCGTCCCACTGGTCGTTCTTGACCAGCTTGAGGGACTTGCCGACCTTGTACTCGGAGA is from Streptomyces sp. NBC_01314 and encodes:
- a CDS encoding zeta toxin family protein, which translates into the protein MTGEEPGRAEGAGAGPRSRASGPGAQPTAPEPPAPDPLRHALPPDRHRQVYREVIAPAVLVGEVSERPKVIVLGGQPGSGKSNVARALVGDRDPVKISSDGIRELHPKWPELLRADDTTAGFYTHHDARAWVETAIGDAVDRRLDVLFDTAQDDPERTRRLLNGFREAGYEIDVVFVAGGSALSRLGVLERYHTDRLAQGGARFVENPDRSFPGVLASARVIDEERLADSVTVYRRDGTALYRNTLGPDGDWTLPAGTDTALRTERERPWTRAESEWFATTAEKLAGVKPEELGEPIQPRWRGLVSEAIAAAQPYADPSVADRLHRLRTALQQPAPGAAAGPGVSSAATMRSSGGAASRTPGTPGTPGPHRTPGLPAAPNRPPTNQPPNNNNPGPTRNR
- a CDS encoding HAD-IA family hydrolase gives rise to the protein MAAVLFDVDGVLIDTADAHGRVWRAWARARGLDPEAVWVATQGRRRADILRLVAPDRDPADEHRALDRLMAAEEPGFCAFDGAAELLGALPRGRWAVVTSSRAEPTAARLARTGLVVPEVRVCAEDVSAGKPSPEGYLYAAARLGADPARCLVVEDAPAGIAAGRAAGCMVYAVASTHRPGELRDAHVCFGSLREAAGAVLRAVGEGGIRAGDGTGG
- a CDS encoding ABC transporter ATP-binding protein; protein product: MSDNLTLPAQQGSTDSVKETLLEVQGLTKHFPIYGGFPIKRRVGAVQAVDGVDLTVGVGESVGLVGESGCGKSTTGRLITRLLEPTAGKITYAGQDITHASRRQMAPVRSEIQMIFQDPYSSLNPRQTVGSIIKSPMEVNGIEPEGGREKKVRELLELVGLNPEHYNRFPHEFSGGQRQRIGVARALALNPKLIVADEPVSALDVSIQAQVVNLLQKVQQELGIAFLFIAHDLAIVRHFSQRVAVMYLGKIVEVGDRDSIYNRPRHPYTHALLSAVPEVELAEESQDKQRIRLYGDVPSPISPPSGCRFRTRCWKAQDKCAAEEPPLLQISGNRDGHLTACHFPEDPTTEARGEDVVLDPALKALEKAAETETKVQKS
- a CDS encoding ABC transporter ATP-binding protein gives rise to the protein MTTLTKTEDAPAPTGPESFLSVRDLRVQFSTEDGIVKAVDGLSFDVERGKTLGIVGESGSGKSVTNLTILGLHNPRTSTVDGEILFDGKELVTATEKELEQLRGNRMAMIFQDPLTALSPYYTVGRQLSEPFMKHRGASKKEAKERAIQMLEKVGIPQPKVRFDDYPHQFSGGMRQRAMIAMALMCDPDLLIADEPTTALDVTVQAQILDLLKDLQQEFGSAIIFITHDLGVISNMADDLLVMYAGRAVERGSVKEVLRTPKHPYTWGLLSSMPRLDGDIHEMLTPIPGSPPSLLNPPTGCAFHPRCAFTGEVAGTLCTDTRPSLGEGRASACHLTAEQKQTIFIDKIQPRLR
- a CDS encoding ABC transporter permease: MLQFIIRRLAGAVVTLFLIGAVTFFLFIAGPSDYASLACGRDCSPTRIADIREALGLNLPIATQFWQFMSGIVMGRDFPDGHCAAPCLGQSFYSGDMVWDTIMDRFPTTLTLTAGGAVCFLIFGVGAGMIAAYRRGSTLDKVATGSSMVLSSFQIYFLGPIALTVLVYSTGWMEDPQYVPITEDPVGWFIGLSIPVVVMATIFTAQYTRMARASMIEQLAEEHVRTARAKGMSKKFVFFRYAWRGSLIPIVTVLGIDISSMLGGAVVTELTFSLQGIGRLAVNGAQTKDLPLTMGVMMFGAFFILIVNILTDIAYAWIDPRVRLS
- a CDS encoding ABC transporter substrate-binding protein, whose product is MKSLNSRRARAIVVAVAAGSLVLTACSENKGNTSGTDSKKDQKEAAVQSKAVTYADAAASEGPAADVAGAKSGGTVEVYQEAGLSHLDSGQIYVSDGGQVSNLIYRGLTNFQEDDKGNMSVVGDIATDSGTSSDGGKTWTYKLKDGVKDQNGNEITSADVRHTVERMYAEFIFDGPNYLQTWLSGAKYREALPDGGYGKKHLPDSVLETPDDKTVVFHFDTARPDLPQTLAMSGYSIVPEKTDTKEKYDKAPVSLGPYKISEYKVGKSLKLVKNDQWDAETDPVRHQYVDGWNFDFGVTESTQTKRLIADQGASKNAIQFTGSVESTQIQNVITDPAVNKRTIKGYQPYVMVLNFNLDRVKNKAVRDAITYAVNSKSLIAGEGGAYGGDPAPNLFAPTLPGYEAKYDPYGRLKTPSGNIEKAKELLKDVPAAEKKIVFAYRNNENEQKRKVALEDALSKVGIEVVGKEIDAASFYEQIGKIKNPYDVYITGWGQDWPSAGTVVTPIYDGDQLADGSPNYSHVNDPKVQELIKKALSEEPTAAQKTWQEAHHYILEKINPAAPLWYAKQFQLYGSNIGGARYSTESSYIDVNNLFLKS